A single region of the Oncorhynchus kisutch isolate 150728-3 linkage group LG30, Okis_V2, whole genome shotgun sequence genome encodes:
- the adipoqb gene encoding adiponectin, translating into MKPLWSLLLLGLLLAGSFSVAQEEDGGEAEEPSEDAAVEDEAAADNEEAAVEVEEPEGPGTEAGMTDDRQPCAMWMGGVPGTPGHSGHLGRDGRDGHDGPRGEKGDTGEPGEKGEPGEKGDNGAPGPRGFPGNPGLKGAQGESALLYHSSFSVGLTDPVPATNVPIRFNKFFHNEQHHYDDVSGKFHCLLPGVYFFTYHLTVYTKDARVSLFKNDKPVMFTYDQYHEGNVDQASGALILRLQSGDEVWLQIYGDEDFGGVYADNTNDSTFSGFLLYPDMGELEERRRRSVGVSRH; encoded by the exons ATGAAGCCTCTGTGGAGCCTGCTGCTGCTGGGCCTGCTGCTGGCTGGGAGCTTTAGCGTGGCTCAggaggaagatggaggagaggcagaggaacCATCCGAGGATGCAGCTGTAGAAGATGAGGCAGCTGCAGACAATGAAGAGGCGGCGGTGGAGGTGGAAGAGCCTGAGGGTCCTGGGACAGAAGCCGGCATGACTGACGACCGGCAGCCTTGTGCCATGTGGATGGGAGGAGTGCCAGGCACTCCAGGGCACAGTGGGCACCTAGGGAGAGACGGTAGAGACGGGCACGATGGCCCTCGAGGTGAGAAAGGAGATACAG GTGAACCAGGTGAGAAGGGAGAGCCTGGCGAAAAGGGCGACAACGGCGCTCCGGGACCTCGCGGTTTCCCGGGCAACCCCGGTCTGAAGGGGGCACAGGGCGAGAGCGCCCTGTTGTATCATTCCTCCTTCAGCGTGGGCCTGACAGATCCCGTCCCCGCCACCAACGTGCCCATCCGTTTCAATAAATTCTTCCACAACGAGCAGCACCACTACGATGACGTGAGCGGAAAGTTCCATTGCCTCCTCCCCGGGGTCTACTTCTTCACATACCACCTCACAGTCTACACCAAAGATGCTCGGGTGAGCCTGTTCAAGAACGACAAGCCAGTCATGTTCACCTACGACCAGTACCACGAGGGCAACGTGGACCAGGCCTCGGGGGCCCTCATACTGAGGCTGCAGTCTGGGGACGAGGTTTGGCTGCAGATCTACGGAGATGAGGATTTTGGGGGGGTGTATGCTGACAACACCAACGACTCCACCTTCTCCGGGTTTCTTTTGTATCCCGACATGGGAGAGTTGGAGGAAAGGAGACGTCGCTCTGTTGGAGTTAGTAGACACTGA
- the LOC109874503 gene encoding WW domain-containing adapter protein with coiled-coil-like isoform X2, producing MVMHARKQPRLSDGCNDRRDSQPYQTHKSQPKSQSTTLHGHDKMRDGLSDPTPPYKMLRRSDESPVNKYSDGHSKTKTFHTLRGKDGATSCSPQENVHNHSSHSNQSKASDTPHEPADDWSEHISSSGKKYYYNCRTEVSQWEKPKDWLEREQRQKDPSKRESNTFPKDRDYRRESVDTATTKSTSGDKSSNSAPSQSSSSTNPGLNQASGSNPTPSSSSSTVPVSPSVQTQASGLLQDPALLRQLLPALQATLQMNNGSMDMAKINEVLAAAVTQASLQSMLHKLLTAGPSAFNITSLLSQAAQQSSNQAAQQASQSPISLMSDTSSPRSYVSPRNGTPQTNLHNQKPPLSMPPASSQPKVTPVKPGPVSQQASAEKHPEDPRTLRQRSQGSPPSGPNGNATGGHSVLNVASAQSSTPGSFTPSLASHFDENLIRHVQNWPAEHIEKQAARLREDAHNMGSLYMSEICTELKNLRSLVRVCEIQATLREQRILFLRQQSKELDKLKNQNSYMV from the exons ATGGTAATGCATGCAAGGAAACAACCGAGACTCAGCGATGG GTGCAACGACCGAAGGGATTCCCAACCCTATCAG ACTCACAAATCCCAGCCAAAGAGTCAATCTACCACCCTTCACGGTCACGATAAAATGCGAGATGGGTTATCAGATCCTACACCGCCCTACAAAATGCTCCGGCGCTCTGATGAAAGTCCGGTCAATAAGTACAGCGATGGGCAcagcaaaacaaaaacatttcacaCACTCCGAGGCAAAGATGGTG CTACCAGCTGCTCTCCGCAAGAGAATGTGCACAACCACAGCTCCCACTCAAATCAAAGCAAGGCGTCAGACACA CCTCATGAGCCTGCAGACGACTGGTCCGAGCACATCAGCTCCTCCGGCAAGAAGTACTACTACAACTGCAGGACTGAGGTCTCTCAATGGGAGAAGCCCAAAGACTGGCTGGAGAG AGAGCAGAGGCAGAAAGACCCATCTAAGAGGGAGTCTAACACTTTCCCCAAAGACCGGGACTACAGACGAGAGTCTGTCGACACAGCCACCACAA AGAGCACTTCAGGGGACAAGTCCTCCAACTCTGCACCTTCTCAGTCCTCTTCCTCCACCAATCCGGGCCTGAACCAAGCCTCTGGCTCTAACCCCACcccttcatcttcctcctccaCGGTCCCGGTGTCCCCCTCTGTCCAAACCCAGGCCTCGGGCCTGCTCCAAGACCCCGCCCTCCTGCGGCAGCTCCTCCCAGCGCTGCAAGCCACTCTGCAGATGAACAACGGCAGCATGGACATGGCCAAGATCAATGAGG tcctcgcGGCTGCTGTCACCCAAGCTTCCTTGCAGTCTATGCTTCATAAACTCCTCACTGCTGGACCGTCTGCTTTCAACATCACTTCTCTGCTTTCCCAAGCTGCTCAACAATCCTCCAACCAAG CGGCCCAGCAGGCGAGTCAGTCACCCATATCGCTAATGTCGGACACCTCCTCACCCCGCTCATATGTGTCACCCAGGAACGGCACGCCCCAGACCAACCTCCATAACCAGAAACCCCCACTCAGcatgcctcctgcctcctcccaACCAAAG GTTACCCCAGTGAAACCAGGACCAGTTTCTCAACAGGCTTCAGCAGAGAAACATCCAGAGGACCCCCGAACTCTCCGACAGCGGAG TCAGGGGAGTCCGCCATCAGGACCTAACGGCAACGCCACCGGCGGCCATTCGGTTCTCAACGTCGCCTCAGCCCAGTCCAGCACTCCCggctccttcactccctctctggcctctcaCTTTGATGAGAACCTCATCAGGCACGTCCAGAACTGGCCCGCCGAGCACATCGAGAAGCAG GCAGCACGGTTACGGGAAGATGCCCACAACATGGGCAGTCTCTACATGTCTGAGATCTGCACTGAACTCAAAAACCTCAGATCATTAGTCAGAGTGTGTGAGATCCAGGCCACGCTGAGGGAACAGAG AATACTGTTCCTTAGACAGCAGAGCAAAGAACTGGACAAGCTGAAGAACCAGAACTCTTACATGGTCTGA
- the LOC109874503 gene encoding WW domain-containing adapter protein with coiled-coil-like isoform X1, with the protein MVMHARKQPRLSDGCNDRRDSQPYQTHKSQPKSQSTTLHGHDKMRDGLSDPTPPYKMLRRSDESPVNKYSDGHSKTKTFHTLRGKDGATSCSPQENVHNHSSHSNQSKASDTPHEPADDWSEHISSSGKKYYYNCRTEVSQWEKPKDWLEREQRQKDPSKRESNTFPKDRDYRRESVDTATTKSTSGDKSSNSAPSQSSSSTNPGLNQASGSNPTPSSSSSTVPVSPSVQTQASGLLQDPALLRQLLPALQATLQMNNGSMDMAKINEVLAAAVTQASLQSMLHKLLTAGPSAFNITSLLSQAAQQSSNQAAQQASQSPISLMSDTSSPRSYVSPRNGTPQTNLHNQKPPLSMPPASSQPKVTPVKPGPVSQQASAEKHPEDPRTLRQRSSQGSPPSGPNGNATGGHSVLNVASAQSSTPGSFTPSLASHFDENLIRHVQNWPAEHIEKQAARLREDAHNMGSLYMSEICTELKNLRSLVRVCEIQATLREQRILFLRQQSKELDKLKNQNSYMV; encoded by the exons ATGGTAATGCATGCAAGGAAACAACCGAGACTCAGCGATGG GTGCAACGACCGAAGGGATTCCCAACCCTATCAG ACTCACAAATCCCAGCCAAAGAGTCAATCTACCACCCTTCACGGTCACGATAAAATGCGAGATGGGTTATCAGATCCTACACCGCCCTACAAAATGCTCCGGCGCTCTGATGAAAGTCCGGTCAATAAGTACAGCGATGGGCAcagcaaaacaaaaacatttcacaCACTCCGAGGCAAAGATGGTG CTACCAGCTGCTCTCCGCAAGAGAATGTGCACAACCACAGCTCCCACTCAAATCAAAGCAAGGCGTCAGACACA CCTCATGAGCCTGCAGACGACTGGTCCGAGCACATCAGCTCCTCCGGCAAGAAGTACTACTACAACTGCAGGACTGAGGTCTCTCAATGGGAGAAGCCCAAAGACTGGCTGGAGAG AGAGCAGAGGCAGAAAGACCCATCTAAGAGGGAGTCTAACACTTTCCCCAAAGACCGGGACTACAGACGAGAGTCTGTCGACACAGCCACCACAA AGAGCACTTCAGGGGACAAGTCCTCCAACTCTGCACCTTCTCAGTCCTCTTCCTCCACCAATCCGGGCCTGAACCAAGCCTCTGGCTCTAACCCCACcccttcatcttcctcctccaCGGTCCCGGTGTCCCCCTCTGTCCAAACCCAGGCCTCGGGCCTGCTCCAAGACCCCGCCCTCCTGCGGCAGCTCCTCCCAGCGCTGCAAGCCACTCTGCAGATGAACAACGGCAGCATGGACATGGCCAAGATCAATGAGG tcctcgcGGCTGCTGTCACCCAAGCTTCCTTGCAGTCTATGCTTCATAAACTCCTCACTGCTGGACCGTCTGCTTTCAACATCACTTCTCTGCTTTCCCAAGCTGCTCAACAATCCTCCAACCAAG CGGCCCAGCAGGCGAGTCAGTCACCCATATCGCTAATGTCGGACACCTCCTCACCCCGCTCATATGTGTCACCCAGGAACGGCACGCCCCAGACCAACCTCCATAACCAGAAACCCCCACTCAGcatgcctcctgcctcctcccaACCAAAG GTTACCCCAGTGAAACCAGGACCAGTTTCTCAACAGGCTTCAGCAGAGAAACATCCAGAGGACCCCCGAACTCTCCGACAGCGGAG CAGTCAGGGGAGTCCGCCATCAGGACCTAACGGCAACGCCACCGGCGGCCATTCGGTTCTCAACGTCGCCTCAGCCCAGTCCAGCACTCCCggctccttcactccctctctggcctctcaCTTTGATGAGAACCTCATCAGGCACGTCCAGAACTGGCCCGCCGAGCACATCGAGAAGCAG GCAGCACGGTTACGGGAAGATGCCCACAACATGGGCAGTCTCTACATGTCTGAGATCTGCACTGAACTCAAAAACCTCAGATCATTAGTCAGAGTGTGTGAGATCCAGGCCACGCTGAGGGAACAGAG AATACTGTTCCTTAGACAGCAGAGCAAAGAACTGGACAAGCTGAAGAACCAGAACTCTTACATGGTCTGA